A portion of the Acidobacteriaceae bacterium genome contains these proteins:
- a CDS encoding ABC-F family ATP-binding cassette domain-containing protein, whose product MLQLSGAGKRFGHKLLFQDANWLITPNERTGLVGGNGTGKSTLLKIIAGVEGLDYGQRTLVKGMTIGYLPQDGLALVGKTVFEECLSVFDELRNMEKEAEEITHVLSTADPKSKEYEAAADRYSEIADHLHAHDIYTLDAQVGAVLQGLGFAKEDWERKTEEFSGGWQMRIALAKLLLQKPSLLLLDEPTNHLDLESRNWLEEYLNTYENAFILISHDRYFLNAVIKKTVEVWNKRMHVYHGNYDKYLVLKEERKTQLIAAYKNQKDRIDALEAFINRFRAQATKAKQVQSRIKELEKIERIEIPDEEATIHFSFPQPPASGRTVLEVNGLVKDYPAPDGGTKHVLAGLDFTVERGDRIALVGMNGAGKSTLMRILAGFDKPTSGEVKHGHNVLADYFAQDQYKVLDGNAEMLSDITGSNPRVDVVTLRSLLGCFMFSGDDVFKKLGVLSGGERNRYAMAKLLVSPANLLLLDEPTNHLDLRAKDVLLEAIRDFTGTVIFVSHDRYFIDALATRVFEVEEKRLHIYPGNYEDYLFRKAGGSAAQKTEELPGGKIDAITGMLKPVKQVGIVEAKEVAAPAVTASTGTNPEPYESTHEITGSLAPVTPTPAKPAVKRLNPIKLKLLEDKVSALEDELGDIEARIKAAEEQQAAFSTADAAQKIANEIAALSADLMAKTTAWEELAQQLEEQTTA is encoded by the coding sequence ATGCTTCAACTTTCCGGCGCCGGCAAACGTTTCGGCCACAAGCTACTCTTTCAGGACGCCAACTGGCTGATTACCCCCAACGAGCGCACAGGCCTCGTAGGTGGCAACGGCACGGGCAAGTCCACGCTGCTCAAGATCATCGCGGGTGTCGAAGGCCTGGACTACGGCCAGCGCACCCTCGTCAAAGGCATGACCATCGGCTATCTGCCGCAGGACGGCCTTGCCCTCGTCGGTAAAACCGTCTTCGAGGAGTGCCTCTCGGTCTTTGACGAACTCCGCAATATGGAGAAAGAGGCTGAAGAGATCACGCATGTGCTCTCAACGGCTGACCCGAAGTCGAAGGAGTACGAGGCCGCGGCGGATCGCTACAGCGAGATCGCTGACCATCTCCACGCGCACGATATCTACACGCTCGACGCGCAAGTGGGTGCGGTGCTGCAGGGCCTGGGCTTTGCCAAAGAAGACTGGGAGCGCAAGACGGAGGAGTTCTCCGGCGGCTGGCAGATGCGCATCGCACTCGCCAAGCTGCTGCTGCAGAAGCCTTCGCTGCTGCTGCTCGACGAGCCGACGAACCATCTTGACCTCGAAAGCCGCAACTGGCTTGAGGAGTACCTGAACACCTACGAGAACGCGTTCATCCTCATCTCGCACGATCGCTACTTCCTCAACGCCGTCATCAAGAAGACGGTGGAGGTATGGAACAAGCGGATGCACGTCTACCACGGCAACTACGACAAGTACCTCGTGCTGAAGGAAGAGCGCAAGACGCAGCTCATCGCCGCGTACAAGAACCAGAAGGACCGCATCGACGCGTTGGAGGCGTTCATCAATCGCTTCCGCGCGCAGGCCACGAAGGCCAAGCAGGTGCAGTCGCGCATCAAGGAACTGGAGAAGATCGAGCGCATCGAGATTCCGGATGAAGAAGCGACGATTCACTTCAGCTTCCCGCAGCCGCCTGCTTCGGGTCGTACGGTGCTTGAGGTCAACGGTCTCGTCAAGGATTATCCTGCGCCTGATGGCGGCACAAAGCATGTGCTCGCTGGTCTCGACTTCACTGTGGAGCGTGGCGATCGTATTGCGCTCGTCGGCATGAACGGCGCGGGTAAGTCGACGCTGATGCGTATTCTTGCGGGCTTCGACAAACCGACAAGCGGCGAGGTAAAGCACGGCCACAACGTGCTCGCTGACTACTTCGCACAGGACCAGTACAAGGTGCTCGACGGCAACGCCGAGATGCTCTCCGACATCACCGGCTCGAACCCTCGCGTGGACGTCGTGACGCTGCGTTCGCTGCTCGGCTGCTTCATGTTCTCTGGCGATGACGTCTTCAAGAAGCTCGGAGTGCTGAGCGGCGGCGAACGTAACCGCTACGCCATGGCTAAGCTGCTCGTCTCGCCTGCGAACCTGCTGCTGCTCGACGAGCCGACGAACCATCTCGATCTGCGCGCGAAGGATGTGCTGCTCGAAGCGATTCGCGACTTCACCGGCACCGTTATCTTCGTCTCGCACGATCGCTACTTCATCGACGCCCTCGCTACACGTGTCTTCGAGGTCGAAGAGAAGCGCCTGCACATCTACCCCGGCAACTACGAGGACTATCTCTTCCGCAAGGCTGGAGGATCTGCCGCGCAGAAGACCGAAGAGCTGCCCGGCGGAAAGATTGACGCCATTACCGGCATGTTGAAACCTGTGAAGCAGGTTGGCATCGTGGAAGCCAAGGAAGTTGCCGCTCCCGCAGTCACTGCGAGCACCGGTACGAACCCCGAGCCGTACGAGTCCACGCATGAGATCACCGGCTCGCTGGCTCCCGTAACGCCCACCCCGGCAAAGCCTGCCGTAAAACGCCTGAACCCGATCAAGTTGAAGCTGCTCGAAGACAAGGTCTCCGCGCTCGAAGACGAACTCGGCGACATCGAAGCGCGCATCAAGGCTGCAGAAGAGCAGCAAGCAGCGTTCAGCACAGCAGACGCCGCGCAGAAGATCGCAAACGAGATCGCCGCGTTGAGCGCTGACCTGATGGCGAAGACTACCGCGTGGGAAGAGCTCGCACAGCAACTCGAAGAACAAACAACGGCGTAA
- a CDS encoding Na+/H+ antiporter, with protein sequence MPAQVSSNSFEVILLFLLVAIALFAGVAERIKVPYPILLVVAGLGFSFMPHVPHIPLRPDLVFAIFLPPLLYAAAWQTNWRDFRRNLFSISMLAVGLVGFTVFGIAMFADHFITALDFRSGFLLGAVVAATDAVAASSIATKLGLSPRTTAVLGGESLLNDATALLALEFGIALLLGQKTPSFGEGLARLAWLIAGGIGVGLLLGKAVSYVERWIDSSEVEMVVSLVVPYVAYLVGEEVHASGVLAVVVCGLFLSKQSSRYLSAPARLEILAGWKALDFLLNGAVFVVIGLQLPEILQGIRGDSLGTLLKYGIGFSLLLLLLRMVWVFAGSHFSYVVRAKVFHKDAPKPDGKSIFITGWAGMRGVVALAAAYSVPYVLPNGAPFAQRNLIIFLTFAVILFSLVVQGLSLPWLIRKLGLDGSREVLEEELNARCRVLSSAIGELKRLRNAAAGDEGEEHDIDDMLHRYEHRLEALRAKQSNVGLSQKPIKESENVRHRRRADLLRNAVTVERETLFKMREEDAIGDDVWRRLERELDLTETRYESFTDH encoded by the coding sequence ATGCCAGCGCAGGTAAGTTCGAACAGCTTCGAGGTCATCCTGCTTTTTCTGCTGGTCGCGATTGCTCTCTTCGCCGGCGTGGCGGAGCGCATCAAGGTGCCTTACCCGATTCTGCTGGTGGTAGCCGGGCTGGGTTTCTCGTTCATGCCGCACGTGCCGCATATTCCGCTGCGGCCTGACCTGGTGTTTGCCATCTTCCTGCCGCCGCTGCTCTATGCGGCTGCGTGGCAGACGAACTGGCGTGATTTTCGCCGCAACCTGTTCTCTATCTCCATGTTGGCCGTGGGGTTGGTCGGTTTTACGGTCTTCGGCATCGCCATGTTTGCCGACCACTTCATCACAGCGCTGGATTTCCGCTCAGGCTTCCTGCTGGGGGCGGTGGTGGCTGCGACCGACGCTGTGGCCGCGAGTTCGATTGCGACGAAGCTGGGACTCTCGCCACGCACGACTGCTGTGCTGGGTGGTGAAAGCCTGCTGAACGACGCCACCGCGCTGCTGGCGCTGGAGTTTGGTATCGCTCTGTTGCTGGGGCAAAAGACGCCTTCGTTTGGTGAAGGCCTGGCGCGGCTCGCGTGGCTGATCGCTGGTGGTATCGGGGTGGGTCTGCTACTGGGCAAGGCGGTCTCCTACGTCGAGCGCTGGATCGATTCAAGCGAAGTGGAGATGGTCGTCAGCCTGGTAGTGCCGTATGTGGCTTACCTTGTGGGCGAAGAGGTTCACGCTTCGGGAGTGCTTGCCGTGGTGGTCTGCGGGCTCTTTCTCAGCAAGCAGAGCTCGCGCTATCTCTCTGCACCGGCTCGGCTGGAGATTCTGGCCGGGTGGAAGGCTCTGGACTTTCTGCTGAACGGCGCAGTGTTTGTCGTCATCGGTCTGCAACTGCCGGAGATTCTGCAGGGAATTCGTGGTGACAGTCTGGGGACGCTGCTGAAGTACGGCATCGGCTTCAGTCTGCTGCTGCTGCTGCTGCGCATGGTGTGGGTGTTCGCCGGGTCGCACTTCTCTTATGTGGTGCGGGCGAAGGTCTTTCATAAGGACGCGCCGAAGCCAGATGGAAAGAGCATCTTCATCACGGGCTGGGCTGGCATGCGTGGTGTCGTAGCTTTGGCTGCGGCGTACAGCGTGCCGTATGTGCTGCCGAACGGCGCGCCGTTTGCTCAGCGTAACCTGATCATCTTTCTTACCTTTGCGGTAATCCTGTTCTCGCTGGTGGTGCAGGGGCTTTCGCTGCCGTGGCTGATCCGCAAGCTGGGGCTGGACGGCTCGCGCGAGGTGCTGGAAGAAGAGTTGAACGCTCGCTGCCGTGTGCTGAGCTCGGCGATCGGGGAGCTGAAGCGGTTGCGTAATGCGGCTGCAGGAGATGAAGGCGAAGAGCACGACATCGACGACATGCTGCACCGCTACGAGCATCGGCTAGAGGCTCTACGAGCCAAGCAGAGCAACGTCGGGCTCTCGCAGAAGCCGATCAAGGAAAGCGAAAACGTACGCCACCGCCGTCGCGCGGATCTGCTGCGCAATGCGGTGACGGTGGAGCGCGAAACGCTTTTCAAGATGCGTGAAGAAGATGCGATCGGTGACGATGTGTGGCGGCGTCTAGAGCGCGAACTCGACCTGACCGAGACGCGCTACGAGAGCTTTACCGACCACTAA
- a CDS encoding diguanylate cyclase — protein MQTLPISYSPWLIVASVAISIVAAYAAFGLADRMRAATTERLRMLWWLGGAGAMGTGIWSMHYLGMLAVQLPVPVLYHVPTVILSWMLAVVAAAVALQVVSAKRVTWMRLFAGGLAMGAGIGSMHYVGMHAMRMQAMHHYDNRMVAFSVVLAVSFSVLALWLATVVRNRQQHGAFNRALAGVVMGVAIASMHYTAMAGVTYDRCAMAYNTAWTVQISSLSEVVIILIVTLILIAAVGSAAVHQRQFVEMQDVQKDLLTTQQQLLKQQQDLLESQNKLVEVNARLAELSIRDALTGLHNRRHFDNMFDAEWRRAVRDHSSIALMVIDVDYFKALNDKRGHQTGDESLRRIAEVLATRPQRTHDVLVRYGGEEFAVLLPGADEIPAARFAEELRKSIEREAIEHGNSPVSDVVTVSIGVCSRIPADGDSAEKMLQDADAALYAAKENGRNRVVLAAAKREEYLMEGIAGETLVAKVYEENQPAEAAAEEKQTTKD, from the coding sequence ATGCAAACCCTGCCCATTTCCTACTCCCCCTGGCTTATCGTTGCGTCCGTTGCAATCTCCATCGTTGCAGCCTATGCGGCTTTTGGTCTTGCGGACAGGATGCGGGCCGCCACAACCGAGCGCTTGCGTATGCTCTGGTGGCTGGGCGGCGCAGGCGCCATGGGCACGGGCATCTGGTCGATGCACTACCTCGGGATGCTGGCCGTGCAACTGCCGGTCCCTGTGCTGTACCACGTTCCCACCGTCATTCTTTCGTGGATGCTGGCCGTCGTCGCCGCTGCCGTGGCGTTGCAGGTCGTCAGCGCCAAGCGCGTGACGTGGATGCGCTTGTTTGCAGGCGGTCTGGCCATGGGAGCAGGCATCGGCAGCATGCACTATGTGGGCATGCACGCCATGCGTATGCAGGCCATGCACCACTATGACAACCGCATGGTGGCCTTCTCCGTCGTATTGGCTGTCTCATTTTCCGTCTTAGCCCTGTGGCTCGCGACGGTGGTACGCAACCGCCAGCAGCATGGCGCGTTCAACCGCGCGCTGGCTGGCGTGGTGATGGGTGTCGCCATCGCTTCCATGCACTACACCGCGATGGCGGGCGTCACCTACGACCGCTGCGCGATGGCCTACAACACCGCGTGGACTGTCCAGATTTCGTCTCTCAGCGAAGTCGTCATCATCCTGATCGTCACTCTGATACTTATCGCGGCTGTGGGCAGCGCTGCTGTACACCAGCGTCAGTTTGTCGAGATGCAAGACGTGCAGAAGGACCTGCTCACCACGCAGCAGCAGTTGCTGAAGCAGCAGCAGGATCTGCTCGAGAGCCAGAACAAGCTGGTGGAAGTAAACGCCCGCCTCGCCGAGCTTTCTATCCGCGACGCGCTCACCGGCCTGCACAACCGTCGCCACTTCGACAATATGTTTGACGCTGAGTGGCGCCGCGCCGTGCGCGACCACTCCTCCATCGCGCTCATGGTGATCGACGTTGACTACTTCAAGGCGCTCAACGACAAGCGCGGCCATCAGACCGGCGACGAAAGCCTTCGCCGCATCGCAGAAGTGCTTGCCACGCGGCCACAGCGCACGCACGATGTACTCGTCCGCTACGGTGGCGAAGAGTTCGCCGTGCTGCTGCCTGGTGCGGACGAAATCCCCGCTGCCCGCTTCGCAGAAGAACTACGCAAGTCCATCGAACGCGAAGCGATCGAACACGGCAACTCGCCTGTCTCCGACGTCGTTACGGTCAGCATCGGTGTCTGCAGCCGCATCCCAGCAGACGGCGACAGCGCCGAGAAGATGCTGCAGGACGCAGACGCCGCGCTTTACGCGGCCAAAGAGAATGGCCGCAACCGTGTCGTGCTGGCTGCGGCCAAACGTGAGGAGTACCTGATGGAAGGTATTGCTGGCGAAACCCTGGTCGCCAAGGTCTACGAAGAAAACCAGCCCGCGGAAGCAGCCGCGGAAGAAAAGCAGACCACAAAAGACTAA
- a CDS encoding iron-sulfur cluster assembly accessory protein: protein MSTSLLQPGTSAPAPGASASSDPLAGMVLLTAEGLQPRAKAAVEITKNALKRIRIAMAKEGISPDAGGLRLGITGGGCSGLSYNIRFDTQPRDRDRTFVFGEGVETPGDPSGGKAVKIFVDPKSFLYLAGMVLDFEETLMRQGFNFINPNSTKSCGCGSSFSA, encoded by the coding sequence ATGAGTACATCCCTTCTCCAACCCGGAACCTCCGCTCCCGCACCGGGAGCTTCTGCCTCCAGCGATCCGCTTGCAGGTATGGTGCTGCTGACCGCTGAAGGTCTGCAGCCGCGTGCGAAGGCTGCCGTGGAGATCACGAAGAACGCGCTGAAGCGCATTCGCATTGCCATGGCGAAGGAAGGCATCTCGCCGGATGCGGGTGGTCTGCGGCTTGGAATTACGGGAGGCGGATGCTCGGGCCTGAGCTACAACATTCGCTTCGATACGCAGCCGCGTGATCGTGATCGCACCTTCGTCTTTGGCGAAGGTGTCGAGACGCCTGGTGATCCGAGCGGTGGGAAAGCTGTGAAGATCTTTGTGGACCCCAAGAGCTTCCTCTACCTCGCGGGCATGGTGCTGGACTTCGAAGAAACGCTGATGCGCCAGGGCTTCAATTTCATCAACCCGAACTCGACCAAGAGCTGCGGGTGTGGGTCGAGCTTCTCGGCTTAG
- the iscU gene encoding Fe-S cluster assembly scaffold IscU, with protein MAYSDKVVDHYENPRNVGTLDKSSSEVGTGLVGAPECGDVMRLQIKVNPETQVIEDAKFKTFGCGSAIASSSLATEWVKGKTVAEALEISNTDIVKELALPPVKIHCSVLAEDAIRAAIGDWKKKNGVAEEAAVAAAH; from the coding sequence ATGGCATATAGCGATAAGGTTGTTGACCACTACGAGAACCCGCGCAACGTTGGCACGCTGGACAAGAGCTCGAGCGAAGTCGGAACCGGCCTCGTCGGCGCGCCGGAGTGCGGCGACGTCATGCGCCTGCAGATCAAGGTGAACCCTGAGACTCAGGTCATCGAAGACGCGAAGTTCAAGACCTTCGGTTGCGGCTCGGCCATCGCCAGCTCGTCGCTTGCGACGGAGTGGGTGAAGGGCAAGACGGTTGCCGAAGCTCTCGAGATTTCGAACACAGACATCGTGAAGGAGCTCGCGCTTCCTCCGGTGAAGATCCACTGCTCGGTACTCGCAGAAGACGCGATCCGCGCTGCGATCGGCGACTGGAAGAAGAAGAACGGCGTGGCTGAAGAAGCTGCAGTAGCCGCCGCTCACTAA
- a CDS encoding zinc dependent phospholipase C family protein — translation MRLSLFVRTAAAVLLCAAACPHVSEAYSLQTHEQLIDLTWQSSVVPLLRSRYPTLTDEQVEHARAYAYGGCVIQDIGYYPFGDANFSNLTHYVRSGDFVVNLFRNAGNADELAFAVGALSHYIGDNIGHPMATNLAVPVEFPKLAARYGKSVNYSQGAHEHVQTEFGFDIHEIAMHRFAPVHYLRHVGLAVPTRQLALAFYQTYGLREDFTDRKHSRINVSTYRFATRKFIPRIAYAVTILKRSHEVPDAVNDPDVAALSARMAEVAQRNHWDEYRKSAGIGTYSLAGLLWILPKVGPIKLVAVKGPTAETQREYAHSVMMSAKVLDRVLQRFTPPPATRPSAEVAAAEDSKRDPQSSNAVPELPGASQVVIRGARDPLHPLANRDLDTGREVKPAGYPLTDLTYARLLHRLVQQPKQPIPPGIKRDILAYYANLELPYESKRHAGQWDAVLMDLVVLRAMPTNPDPVPYPTYGKGDNDDFSGN, via the coding sequence ATGCGTTTGAGTCTGTTTGTCCGAACCGCTGCTGCTGTGCTGTTGTGCGCGGCGGCATGTCCGCATGTGTCAGAGGCGTACTCGCTGCAGACGCATGAACAGTTGATCGACCTGACGTGGCAGAGTTCTGTGGTGCCGCTGCTGCGCAGCCGTTACCCTACGCTGACCGATGAGCAGGTGGAGCACGCGCGCGCCTACGCCTATGGCGGCTGCGTGATCCAGGACATCGGCTACTACCCGTTTGGCGATGCGAACTTCTCCAACCTGACGCACTATGTGCGCTCCGGCGATTTCGTCGTGAACCTGTTTCGTAACGCGGGCAATGCCGATGAGCTGGCGTTTGCGGTGGGTGCGCTCTCGCACTACATCGGCGACAACATCGGGCATCCGATGGCAACGAATCTGGCTGTTCCCGTGGAGTTCCCAAAGCTGGCTGCGCGGTACGGCAAGAGTGTGAACTACTCGCAGGGCGCGCACGAGCATGTGCAGACCGAGTTCGGCTTCGACATCCACGAAATTGCGATGCACCGCTTTGCGCCGGTGCATTATCTGCGGCATGTGGGGCTTGCGGTTCCGACACGGCAGCTGGCACTGGCGTTCTACCAGACTTATGGCCTGCGGGAGGACTTTACCGACCGCAAGCACTCCCGCATCAACGTGAGCACCTACCGCTTTGCGACGCGGAAGTTCATCCCGCGCATCGCCTATGCGGTGACGATTCTGAAGCGAAGCCACGAGGTGCCGGACGCCGTGAACGATCCTGATGTGGCCGCACTTTCTGCACGCATGGCAGAGGTTGCGCAGCGCAATCATTGGGACGAGTACCGCAAGTCGGCGGGGATAGGAACGTACTCGCTGGCGGGCTTGCTTTGGATTCTGCCAAAGGTTGGGCCGATCAAGCTGGTGGCGGTGAAGGGGCCGACGGCGGAGACGCAGCGCGAGTACGCGCACTCGGTGATGATGTCGGCGAAGGTCCTTGACCGAGTGCTGCAGCGGTTTACTCCACCCCCGGCGACACGGCCAAGTGCGGAGGTGGCGGCGGCGGAGGACAGTAAGCGCGATCCGCAGAGCTCGAACGCGGTGCCGGAGCTTCCTGGGGCGAGTCAGGTGGTGATTCGCGGCGCACGCGACCCGCTGCATCCGCTGGCGAACCGCGACCTGGATACCGGGCGAGAGGTGAAGCCAGCGGGGTATCCGCTGACCGACCTGACGTATGCGCGGCTGCTGCACAGACTGGTCCAGCAACCGAAGCAGCCAATTCCGCCGGGCATCAAGCGCGACATTCTGGCCTATTACGCGAATCTGGAGCTGCCCTACGAGTCCAAGCGGCACGCTGGTCAGTGGGATGCCGTTCTGATGGACCTGGTCGTGCTGCGTGCGATGCCAACCAACCCCGATCCGGTGCCGTATCCGACGTACGGAAAGGGCGACAACGATGATTTTTCAGGCAATTAG
- a CDS encoding YceH family protein produces MQILRHSPYRNLQHFGAAGSIGAIMLNLSPIELRVLGSLIEKEITTPEYYPLSLNALVNACNQKSSRDPVMELTEADVRTALFDLEQLGFVRVLNETRSTKFEHLAYHKLDLRRPEIAITGLLLLRGPQTPAELRTRAERLFSFEDTTAVADALTRLAGRETPLAIQLARQPGSREARWMHLLGGPVDVSASAATPSHPTASAPQDDSRIAALEAVIVSLTERVQVLEQQIAGAEEQEKLGE; encoded by the coding sequence ATGCAGATTCTTCGTCACTCACCGTATCGCAATCTGCAACACTTCGGCGCGGCAGGTAGCATAGGAGCCATCATGCTGAACCTTAGTCCCATCGAGCTTCGCGTCCTTGGCTCCCTCATCGAGAAGGAAATCACGACGCCCGAGTACTATCCGCTGAGTCTGAACGCGCTGGTCAACGCCTGCAACCAGAAGTCCAGCCGCGATCCGGTCATGGAACTCACCGAAGCCGACGTCCGCACCGCGCTCTTCGACCTCGAGCAGCTCGGCTTCGTCCGCGTTCTGAATGAAACACGCTCGACCAAGTTCGAGCACCTCGCGTACCACAAGCTCGATCTGCGCCGCCCGGAGATCGCCATTACCGGCCTGCTGCTGCTGCGCGGCCCGCAAACGCCTGCAGAACTGCGCACCCGCGCAGAACGCCTGTTCAGCTTTGAAGACACAACCGCCGTCGCCGACGCTCTCACGCGGCTGGCAGGGCGCGAAACGCCGCTTGCCATTCAACTCGCACGACAGCCGGGGTCGCGTGAAGCACGATGGATGCACCTGCTCGGTGGCCCTGTCGATGTCTCCGCCAGCGCAGCGACCCCATCTCATCCCACCGCCAGCGCCCCACAGGACGACTCGCGCATCGCCGCCCTTGAAGCCGTGATCGTCTCACTCACCGAGCGCGTGCAGGTTCTGGAGCAGCAGATAGCAGGAGCAGAAGAGCAGGAGAAGCTAGGCGAGTAG
- a CDS encoding OmpH family outer membrane protein yields the protein MNRKLVFALAAGLVTSSYAVAQAPAAPAPAAAVKPEAVPAKVAVIAFEQAVVATNEGQKAFADIQKKYEPKKAQIDALASEVDSLKKQLQALPAGAPDDDRANRVKTIDTKEKQLQRDAEDAQNAYQGDIQEALGKISQKVGATAVKYAQENGFTMMINVGGNQQSPNPVLWFSEKTDITQAVVVAYNSASGIAAPPPSAPAVHRPATHTTAPKK from the coding sequence ATGAACCGCAAGCTTGTTTTTGCATTGGCCGCCGGCCTTGTTACCTCCTCTTATGCCGTGGCCCAGGCTCCTGCCGCTCCTGCCCCAGCGGCTGCCGTCAAGCCCGAAGCCGTTCCGGCCAAGGTCGCTGTTATTGCCTTTGAACAGGCAGTCGTTGCGACCAACGAAGGCCAGAAGGCATTCGCCGATATCCAGAAGAAGTATGAGCCGAAGAAGGCTCAGATCGACGCTCTGGCTTCTGAAGTGGACTCGTTGAAGAAGCAGCTCCAGGCTCTTCCGGCTGGCGCTCCCGATGACGATCGCGCGAACCGCGTGAAGACCATCGACACCAAGGAAAAGCAGCTGCAGCGTGACGCAGAAGACGCTCAGAACGCTTACCAGGGTGATATCCAGGAAGCTCTCGGCAAGATCTCGCAGAAGGTTGGCGCGACAGCTGTGAAGTATGCCCAGGAAAACGGCTTCACGATGATGATCAACGTCGGTGGCAACCAGCAGAGCCCGAACCCGGTTCTGTGGTTCTCCGAGAAGACGGACATCACGCAGGCTGTTGTGGTCGCGTATAACTCGGCTTCGGGCATCGCTGCTCCGCCGCCGTCTGCTCCGGCAGTTCACCGCCCGGCAACGCACACCACCGCACCGAAGAAGTAA
- a CDS encoding response regulator, whose amino-acid sequence MSEQNLVDAAQMAFADDFGGDFDSAGDNDFESGTGPDGQPAPGMGQSKSSRRRRRKRKSKVDGAPAGEGSSENAGDIAASAAPQTIVMEGESLALSSPAPAAAGGERQPQQRRNSNNGQGQSQPQGQGAPQGEKRWKKKFRDRERRPRNENPGNNTRSDSNNNSGGGERPRSFGGGRPDNFGNLASGGFKRKGQKQGGQKERGFVGPMDHSYRDASVDFNGVPPSTINLNGGRRHSGGRHHGDSQPIDYNMPRPIPIPEDAQTHIYFFIEELFFIAKIQESAKKLGVKISFLKNEKESIEQLTSGAEENKPALIVFDLNNANAKPLTTIPKLKTKLKRGTSIVGFLSHLQGDLKAKAMEAGCDVVMPRAAFSQNLPNLLRRYGAEEEDEINYNY is encoded by the coding sequence ATGTCAGAGCAGAACCTGGTAGACGCCGCACAGATGGCCTTTGCGGACGATTTCGGTGGGGACTTCGACTCCGCCGGCGATAACGACTTTGAGTCAGGCACAGGGCCGGACGGTCAACCCGCCCCGGGCATGGGCCAGAGCAAGAGCTCTCGCCGCCGCCGCCGTAAGCGCAAGAGCAAGGTAGACGGTGCGCCGGCTGGAGAAGGCTCGTCCGAAAACGCTGGCGACATCGCGGCCAGCGCCGCTCCGCAGACGATCGTCATGGAAGGCGAGAGCCTGGCGCTCTCCAGCCCGGCCCCTGCTGCTGCAGGCGGCGAACGTCAGCCCCAGCAGCGTCGTAACAGCAATAATGGCCAGGGGCAGAGCCAGCCGCAGGGACAGGGCGCTCCGCAGGGCGAAAAGCGCTGGAAGAAGAAGTTCCGCGACCGCGAGCGTCGCCCGCGCAACGAGAACCCCGGCAATAACACCCGCAGCGATAGCAACAACAATAGCGGCGGCGGTGAGCGCCCGCGCAGCTTTGGCGGCGGACGTCCGGATAACTTCGGCAACCTCGCCAGCGGTGGCTTCAAGCGCAAGGGACAGAAGCAGGGTGGACAGAAGGAACGCGGCTTTGTGGGTCCCATGGACCACAGCTACCGCGACGCTTCGGTCGACTTCAATGGCGTGCCTCCTTCGACGATCAACCTGAACGGCGGACGTCGTCATAGCGGTGGTCGTCACCACGGCGACTCGCAGCCGATTGACTACAACATGCCGCGTCCCATTCCGATCCCGGAAGACGCACAGACACATATCTACTTCTTCATCGAAGAGCTGTTCTTCATCGCCAAGATCCAGGAGTCGGCAAAGAAGCTGGGCGTAAAGATCTCGTTCCTCAAGAACGAGAAGGAATCGATCGAGCAGCTGACGAGCGGTGCGGAAGAGAACAAACCTGCGCTGATTGTTTTCGATCTGAACAACGCCAACGCCAAGCCGCTGACCACGATCCCCAAGCTGAAGACCAAGCTGAAGCGCGGAACCTCTATCGTCGGCTTCCTTTCGCACCTGCAGGGCGACCTGAAGGCCAAGGCGATGGAAGCGGGATGCGATGTAGTGATGCCGCGCGCAGCGTTCTCGCAGAACCTTCCGAACCTTCTTCGCCGCTATGGCGCGGAAGAAGAGGACGAGATTAACTACAACTACTAG